The Dreissena polymorpha isolate Duluth1 chromosome 4, UMN_Dpol_1.0, whole genome shotgun sequence region TCGCTATGTAAAGTCGTAGAACGGTCTACCCACGAAAATTAAAGTcccacaaaaaataataacaacagttttttttaactaGTCGAACATTCGATGGACTTCTGACACGGAAATAAATCGATATTCCAAGCACCGCAAGTACTTAAAACCACAATGAATCAAAGGAAGTACATGTGAGtgttaaaatagaaaaaatatggTAAGTGTCCATAAAAATCAACAGAGCGAAACTTAAGCTTAACTGAGTACCAGCAGGGAAAAACCTTATTATGAAATGTATAATGAACAAAATGAGTTTTACATGTTAAAGACTTGAATGATTACTAAATTTAACTTTGTATGGAcgataaaaaaataacttaacgAGCCGTCAGGCCGATTCGATACCCgaacaaaacaatatattcaatgatatctcacctcctacaaatgCCCTCACCCGATTGCCTTAGAGCGTtcacgtgcccatggagtatGTTCCATACACCCTGAGTAATTTCCATACCCACCGGTTAATCAAGTAGTCGGTCGAcatataatcgttacaccgttagtaactgacggtgtatgggttCGCTCTCGCTCTAATAATACTCACAAGaacactttttttttcaaatcaacgTGAATAAAAATGTGTCATTGTAAAATGCAAATCAAGTTTATCTAAGATTTGCTAAAacaagatttataatttaaaaaaggaataatAGGAGAACAATTAGCTATATAAGGAATAGTGTATCTTTTTCGAATGTGTTCACCTTTTCCGTTCTTTGGAGACCTTATGATTTACCACCGTGTAGTAATTCATTATCTCCCTTttcatataatatacataaacTTTTGGGGAATTCCGTCAGCCATAAATGTAGATACGATGGTTGATATGCTCAATCATAATGAAGAATTGCGCCGATGCAAGATTCTTATTGGTCATTAAATAGAACATCTCTACAGTTGTGCCCCTTTGTTTAACTAATCTTGTtagtttaagtatttttttattaaaatgttatgtttgtaAAATGCTTGTAATTGTCTTTGTAGAGGGGTTTCCTTAATGTGACAATATTGATCGGCGTCATTAAATGGATAATACACAGTTTATGGACTGTGTATTCAATGTGCCCTAACTCCAGTACAGTTATTTGAATGATAGCAATCATAATATTGATACTTAATATTGTCAACACAACAATGACTTGTGAAATACGAATTAAATGTTAGATGCATGAATGTCATGTATTTTATTTGGGTGTATAATAATTGCAGACAAAATTTGACTGAACATTTATTGGATTCGGCCAATCTTTATCTCAGTCAGTGCATTGAAGCTGGAAcaggatgtaaacacaaaatataaaagacCTTTTGTTGGGAAAAAACAGTGCCGGACTGTTGTGTTATTTATAAAGCATTGCTTCTACTGATTATACTTTGAAAACTTTATATTATCAGTAAAGTGTCTGACTACTTGACTGCATATTTAAGCGGTGTTCtaggaaaacttggcttaatgcatgtgcgtaaagttttatCCAAGATTtacctttgcagtccgcacatgcgtatcagggacgacactgtccacctACACAGGATTTCTGTTTAGAAGCGACCTGCTGGCAAtgaaaaaagtccataaaagcggaacgtgtcgtccctgatgagcttgtgtggacttcacaggttaatctggaatgACATGGCACATGCATTGAACTCAGTTTTTCCAGTACGAGGCTCATTTGTGCAGAAtactacggtggcactaaggtgacatcaccgctccaaaaaagAAGTCggaaaaacacaagttctgttttcccgtctccaaaacaaaaagttactcaggaaacacaaaataagtctgttttcacgagttattttttttttgactcGACAAAACAGATGTTCTGTTTTCAcgagttaattttttattttatttttttgaagacggaaaaacacaatcgctatattgtgcgcacaatataatcggccaatcacaggtGCTGATTTATGACGCAAATCATACATTGATGTTCAACGTGTTTACAATTATGTATGTAAAATGTAAGAAACGTTCGTAGCTTTCTCAAACAAGTGGACAtgaatttaataaacatttaattgcCGCGGTTAATTTCGCATTAAAACACACTGTTTGACCCCATCAGTTTCAAAATGCTCCAAGATGAATGCAGTATTTTGATGCGTGACTTTTGATACGTTTTACCTTAATATGCCCTTTCAACGACTAATTAAACATGTTCTATAAATTTATTTCATCAATTAtcgatattattttatttgaaacaggatttaataagaaataattcatCATGTTGAGTTTAAGAGGAACTGTATACACTGGATGAATAATACGGATTTGACTCAAGGGGTTGAACGCATCAAACAAAAAGTTATTGTGTCTATATTTATACTTttagcattttttatatttattatttgaattaaGACCGCATTGTATTTGTTAAGGAAGTATATTTTGATCTTTTCTAGTGCAGCTTTTTCCGCGTAGTTTGTCTAAGCTCACGTTTTACCTAGTTTTGTGTGCGATAATTTTGCAGCGGAAATATTGAACTTCAATGGAATTGCGCGAATTATGTAAATTTAGTTCATGCACATTTACTGCAATTGTTTACACAGTGAATTAAAACTCTCGTTCAATTTGAAAGTAAagaaataatcatatttataccGCATAGTAACAACCGAACATGCTTTGCAAATTTTTCACGACGACTAATTTACTTTTGCAAGTAATGTGAATTAACAAAATGCATCGCAATTACATGCATGCTGCTTTTTTAGCGTTAATACACTATTTGCAATAATAATGATGCGAATTGTACTAAGTATATTTTGGAGTCCGAGAAGTCACGTTACCGATTATTTCGGTCCTAATGCATATAACATATGTAGataataaattgaaattattatttcatttttaatacgAGGTATGCATGATTTTGTAGACACTTCGAATCCCGATAAAGGGCACGTCGGATAACAGAGACtctcaacaaattgggcactctgatatccgagttttatcttctacttgAAATGCGTTCCTTTATATTGTTACTATTCTTACCAaggtgtttgctattccagcgTGTAGATGAATTACTGCGCTTAAACTACTGAAATTTTGATGatgttcaatgaaatatgaaCAAAGACAAAGCATGTTTTCAAAGGTGGTATGCATGATGGTTGCAGACACTTTGATAACAGACAAGTCGGATAATGGAGATAAACAAATCTGGCACTCTGATATGTTGTAGACCGGCGACAGTACCGGTGTAGTACCAAAGAAGCATACATCGAGAGGAATGTATATAAGCTTCAGCGTTACAATCGATATAAGAAAAGAAATTGAAACTTCACGCATTAATGGTCAGATTATAATGCCCGAGATGTCGTGTCTTAATTGAAAATaccatgaaaaacaaaatcatgctCCTATTCCGAAGggaataatttattgtttgttagtCTCCATCCCATGTATGAAGGTAAAAACACAGTAACTAGACgtgtgtatgtgttttgtttacatggataCTAGCCCGTTAAAGGTTGATTGTAACGTCGATAATCTGAGAAGGAGAAGgagtaaaataataattattattattatgatgattcataattattatgttgATGACGGTGATGAGATGAAGATGATGGTGATAATAATGAGACTGATTATGGTGATTAAAGGGATTCAAATAATGATGACGATAAGGATGGTGATGAAACTATGAAagtatgatgatgattatgctaAAGTAGCACTAGAACTGATGATGTACTAAGTATAACCAAAGTGAGTCACTTTTTACGATATATCTTACAACGCACAATTGTGTTGAACGAGTTGGTTTGACTGGTGCGTTACTACAATGTATATATAACTTCTTACGCAATGAGATAATAGGAAGAAAGCAGTACTTAAGTGCTTACAATGGATGCTTCTTCGAAACAGTGTAGCGCAATGTTGTATTACGGAAAACATACTGTAAAATAAtgctttgtttttataaataagcaATTGTTGTTTCGAAAACATgatttttacaaactatttatgcatatacatttgcaatattaTTTTTCGAAAATATGTATCATAAATTAAAAGATTTTCCTATTTTCTAATGAAACCTATGTTTATATCATAAAATCACATTTCATATACCTAGCATGATCGGTAACAACATAGATATGGTTAGTATTTGTATGCTTAATGAAGTACCTACGctcgattggtctttgtcggctcgggtactacttaaatgtaccccgggtactcttaagtttacttctatgttccccgggtacggaaaatatactgaaacgtactcGGGAGTTATAACGCTTACTTGGTCTTTGTCGgctttttcaaattaattatttcatatttatgtcaaaattCTATTAAGTGGACTCTACATTATCGAAAATCCTACTCAAAAAAAGCAAGTTTAGGcagtttttgttcaaagattattttgttttgtattccgtagcgcgtttaacgacatcggattttgggacggtataaaactcgggtacagtctaaattgttGGGTAcgtgttaagtatattttccgtacccggggtacatttaagtatacttacgagAGCCCGGGGTACAGAGAGAGGGTACAGCATATTATAAAGTTTTCTTTaggtttatatattgtttttctcTGTAGCATaaagttttacttttttattcaaaataaacctTCTTTGACAAAATGAACGAGAGTCGTTTGTACCGAGGATTTTGGGGCTTTTTAAGCAAGCGCAATTCGCGATTAGTGTCTTTGAACGTTTTGTACGTAATAAATAGACTCTTAAAGTGAAAGGTATGCGATTATTTCACAACAACCAGATCGTAGTAATAACAAGAAGAAGACCTAAATAAAAGAATGCATCAAAATGATTCAAACCAAGTTTTTAATAATGAGTTAAAACTATTGCAGGCTGTTCTAATGAGCAATATCTCGTTTCAcgaatttaaagaaaaaatatgtctTTTATGTCAAATCGGCGTCGTAAAAGCTTAAGAGGCCAATTATACCGATCAAACGTTTAAGGTTTGTACACGAGATATCAAATGGACAGACAATATATAACCACATTGATTTAGGTCATTTTGCATATAAAAATCGTATCAGACAGTCAACAGATTTCACTAAGTTTTTATACCAATTATTATACTGCTCCAATCACTTGCAAGCCTTGTCGTTCCGACTCATGAAGATCATTATGCGATCTCCATTCTGACCCATTTTCCCAATCCCTGCTGCATGTAAAATAAAAGTCTGGcaagtatatgcatctttttttaattatatagtcGGGCAAGTATCACATTTCATAAGTTAAGTACATACAATAAAATATCGGGCAAGTGCTCTAAATCGTGAGTGCTGAGACTGTATACTCTTTGATTATCATTAGAATGTACTATTAATTTGAGCAATCGTTCTGTTGCGTGTCAGTAATGTTGCTAAGCTGCCCTTTTGATCACACAATCTTATCTAAACGTCATAACTCTTTGAAATTGAGCATCCGGACAATCGTCGACAACTAACATTATGCTGTATGAGTTTAGTAGTTTAACAATTTTCAGCATGAACAGAGTCGAGTCTTTTGTTTTGGTACTCGCTGCGTCACTGGCAGTCGTTTGggtaagtttttttaatttaaaatatgttttactttaaatgttaacgtaatatataaaaaatttagAAACAAGTAAGGGATATATCAAGTGCTTTCTGTCTTACTGTGTACTGGCCAAGACTAGTAAcagtaaaatacaaataaataacagtatgtgaGTAACTATAACATGTCTTATGAAAAATTGATTGCATGTGTACGCTAGCCGACTGCAAAAAAACGGTGCGCATGCGTTTCTTAATGCATGTAGCACATGACGCTGTAACACCAATACCTTTTCTTGTAAGCATGACTGGACTAACATTATTCTATTATACTGGTTTCTATACAATTCAgactttataaatatgaatatcTGACTAGATGTCAAAATTGAGTTATTTCTCACgatgatgtttaaaacaaacttcTTTAAACAGAGAATTAAGAATTAGTATAATACCTGATTACATGATTATAATTGATATATTATAAGACTACGTTCCACTAGTATATGGACTATTTGTGTTGATGGAATTGCACAATACTGGAATATTACTCCGCTGCGcttgaatatgtatttttatgatcgGTCCGTCTTTCTAGAAACAAACCCGCACAAATAATCAGTACTCAAATGCGTCTATTAACACATGCGTTAGCATGTAAAAGATTAATCAACAGACGTCATTCAGAGACAAAACCTGTATTATTAGTGGTGACCTTAGCAGAATTTATCAAGGAAGTAAGATTGAACGATGTGCGACTGGCCTCTCAGTATCCGATACCAATTGAATAGACCCAGAAATAGATATTcgtttgtataatttgtttattctTATACATATGTACAAGATTATTTTCATAGGGAATATTACTGTAGTTTTCTGATAGCTTTAAACGCGAATCTTGTATTGCCATCTTTACGTCTAATGGGTGTTAAAATAGCTTTCGCCTTTGAAATGTCTTGCTTTACTCATACGGATTGCGCAATGTGAAATACGGTTACGTTACGCGAAAGCTTGTATTCTATACCGAAATTACAACAGTATTAtagtcatatatttatttatttatttgttatatttctatatttatttatttatattgtatatatatttgcataacaaaatattgtattcagCGTTATAAATCCAGGCTGCCGGATGTAGCTCCGACGCCGACTGCCCCGGCGGTTGCTGCTATTCGAACAACGTCAACCCCCACGGTAAATGCTACTCGGTATCCAATGATACCCAGCCCTGTCATCTTCCCAACCATCAAGTCAACCACATGCTGTACCCATGCGGTTGCGCCTCAGGTAGTGTTGCTTTTCTCTGCGattaacacaattttattaaatagtTAGTTTTAGTGTTGAATGAACATTGTGTCATGTGCCTATTATTAAAACGCATATTTAAATCTACACGGACTTTTAGATGGCAACATGAGTTTCACTCCTGCCAGGTTCTTAACTgatcttttttttaaacgcaATATAGAAtaagaatatttttcttaaaGAAAGACGGAAAAGTAGGAAAACTATGATTATTCCATAGACAGAAAGATATTGTAGTGCTTCCAACTACTATCTAATTTTCTCAATAATATCATATCACAGAAAAATGTTGCGTTTGGAAGCTTATAAACTGGTTGTTGGTGTTTTCTGGTTTATTAAATCGAATTAGAACGCAAACGACATATTTCATGAACAACTAACCTGGTCCTTCCGCATGAAAAAATGTACATCTTCATTCTTCATTCCATTAAACTATAGTTTAAGAACAGAATGATGTGAAGAGGTGGTGGTAAACAATCTTAGCTACACAATCCCATCAAGCTTAACGTCTACGCattagacctctcggccatccttACTTATACAaagaaagatgtattttatacttgatataaacaatcctcgtagtttcacaaaatataacgacaacaacagaactctccaaataatttaatcgtttcgcgttgcaatgctttataattttcaggtttttaaatcgtcaaaagatgcatataaaggctattttagagcatggtaaatgttcagtattacgatTTCctaacaaaaatcataactaaaacgaaaatttgcgaatacgaaacaacttttttcaattttgtcaatttaccaaaacgtgaaaacgcCCCTTTAATAACAATGTTGTCCTTTTGAACTCTCAGGCAACAAGTGTTCGCTTTAAAACCACGTTATTCCTTTTCAGGCCTTACATGTGACGCCATCCATTTTGATCCATCGTTACCGGACCCAATCCACGACGCAGAGATACTCCTGCTCGGTCACGGATATGGTCTCTGTACATCGACACCCGGAACAATCTTTGGATAAAAGCATTGTCTATTAaacgttttattaaaaaatataacgcTTACTTTAAAATTGTTACTTCATCTTATGAAAGTAGCGAGTAAGTGAATGAGTATGCGAGTATAACTGAGTCAAagataaatgaatattttgtgcAGCAAAGACGAAATGTTTTccggtttattttattttgaagtaATGCCAATCACAAATAATCATTATttgcccatttatgcctagagtgtagaaaaaaggccttggcaaactgcgtagacccagatgagacgccgcatgatgcggcgtctcatctgggtctgcgctttttgcttgaaggaatttctgtaagaaatattctaaatataggaataaatatactagacatccctaattttggaaataaattgatcctatttagaaggatgggagagtccactatgcataaatgagttaataagCATTGTACTAAGTAAAGTATATTCAATGTGCATCCCGGTACGAGCGcattataaatgttttgaacaaccGTTCAAAAGCAATATATACATAGTAACACTACCGACAACCCAACAGGACCATATATGTTGTGTAGCTGAATGAATGGGTAAACAATTTATATTGCCTCGTGCCGAATTCTCGATTTTCATTTGTTTAGCCAGTTCACGTGCTGAACGtgtataaattactttttaatacCGTAGCGTAATGTTCCAGGAGTCTCAAATTATGTCCCCAAACAATGTAATTAAACATGACGGCATTGAAAACAAACAGCACAGTTAGGTTTAGTCGTTTTATCTCGTTTATAACGGAGGAAAGACTAATGCTAAGTAAAATAGCATTTTACAGCAGAAAAATTAATTGCCACGATTCTAACTTACTTAGCACGATATGATAAAATTGTATAACGATGTGAAACTACTTAATTACATATGTCAGAATCGCAATTATTAACAGGGAAAATGGTGTTGTTGTCGTTTGGAATCGTATTGTATATTCATATCAATACAATCTAATTGAAACAgccaatatttcaaattattttattaactatTAATCATAACACCAACACTTGTCTTTCAAGTTCATACGTAGCTATAAAAACATTTCATGTTACTGTAAATCCCCGATGATCTTTTTTTCTAGATGTTGATGATTGTTTTGTTACAATAGACACAATGTGAATGTTGTTACCCAAACCATAAAAACAGCCCTTAGTAGGTTTCCATTATTTActtttaaacttttgaaaatatagtatttattttatagataatCTGCTTGGATTAAATAAGTTCATTGCATCCAAAATTGAACGCTGTAATTTGAttgtttcaaaatgtttaaaacacaggAGTTGCGTATGTAAGTTAGTATCTTACTTATTAAACTGTAATattcaagtgaaaaaaaacaaagtTGCCATGAcaatattaatttcaataaaacgtTCATGTACTTCTTCAGCTTAAGCCATGGTATTTATAGCGTAGTTCAATGAATTTcgatatttgttcaaataattccgAAATAATATAAGCTTAATTATTTCACCGATATTTCCAAAATATGAAGATTACTCTTcataactaatatatatatatatagttatatatatatatctaaataaTAACTATGTGGTAATATTGTTATGGTGCGTAGATACTGCAGTGAACGTTGATTCTtgtttagttgttcgcttgcgaacaactaaggttagtacCACACGTTTCAAGCAAGTCCTCTCTTAAcaacgataaacctgataactgccgtaTCTGCAGCATCTGCagcatccgcgcgagaaagagttgtataatttatgtaagaggtttgagttctttaACTATATGCATTCACAAATgcaaacataatgtgaatatcgtgtaaaatggaatatttttttaacggagcgtatatagaagaatatcaataaacaatgtttgtataataCGTGTAATGGAAAAGAatgtttatgaataattaaaatagtcCGCTTTCTGCTGCGTCTTATTGACGTAATATTTTTgttcagcacaggtcattcattaTCCGAGGCTATTGTGGGATGTCCCCTACACTATCACGCGACTGTTAcataacctcgttcatagtgcatgTTTCTACAGCGGAATTAAATTTGACGTGTCTGAGAAACgttattttgttctcaacagatagcggcgatcttttgtatttacgggtccttacaacgcaatagtagaaggttaagtttgtttatactcacagttctcaatttataaaacgttgagcacgagttcaccaataactacaggtataatatagacaacattaaaatgctttataatcgcttaaaccgaatataaaaaaaaaacaaactaaatatagcaagaaatatccttttaaaaggtagtcggcgtaaatgctgactttgaaataaagtttaaaatttacgtttctaaataataaaattgaaaacaaaagtttaattattgttgttttttttcacttgttagtagcatattcaccgcatggaaTGTGCGTTACTATTGTCAAGCCACAAATTAGTGTAAGTGATAAACTTATTCAACGGGactgcacatcatatgtgtcctcacatgccttattatgggTGGATTTCTTCTCCATctaaatatatcgtatgttaatatttgatttacacaacattttctttcgaaacatttaaatcacactttcaaagtcgcgtcatgcgaaaatgggtcttatgcgtttcggcaagcgtttctTAAGCCCAACCTCTTCATTTGtgtagtctggtcagaggcgatgctgttcgctataaaatcactcaatgtgttatggtagCATTATGTatttcctgaccagactgagagatgcacaggctgagtgggctatatatatgacgggcgcatatggaataaaatcaattttcgcatgacgagggtcattaaaaatctcattgcgaattgtaaatggcacatttaagcacaatgcttttcgatacaaaattgaattcaaaatagcaaactggtaaataagggcagcctatcaaggcgttcaggaacgatttccagacgtgctgacagagtacggcaaacatttgttgctggataattaaacgattttcctcttatagtgacactatactatttcggtagtgtctCTCCTtgaaaaagaaaactattttatcgatagtcaattatatattcaccggacgatttagtgaacgagtactgaccctgaaattctgcgagatggaatATAACGCGTatttgtaactgggccacaatgtGTGTAGTTTGAActtacagagagtagtccggaatttcgTACACTGAACATTACTAAATCCTTtacgctgagcacagacacagtgatgtagccaaagttcagaggttgtatctcgaatcagcctatgaaatattcgaatatattcatgtgTGTCTgatggcgttatgtaaaagtcatttaaggtgaaaagctgggtaaaacagctacgctgaGAAAGCGCCTTAGTGctcatgtttaggtcagagttgatgacaccgtgtgaactgctagggtaacaagaaATGCATAAACAACACAGTACGgttcaacagggctgtctttatgactaccaaATTCGCGAGTAAACAGTATTGATCACATATTTGTTGGCCCTTACcgatgaaaccggaggggacttatggttcgcgctctgtctgtcagtctgtctgtctgtcagtccgtcacacttttctggatcctgcgataactttaaaagctcttaatatttttttcatgaaacttgaaacatggacagatggcaatatggagattatgcacgtcaattcattttgttcctacatcaagattTCTGttagctatggcaacaaatataaaaataaattaaaaaaaatactgacaattgtTGAGTTTCACCTGTAggagaccatattgcttggcaatctcttgttttttatttattttcatcaattatcttattgtatattttgaatttgtatatggtgtcaaaaatcaaaagttttgtacagggaatttccatcatgaaattatattcttagtgagataggtattcgatattccaacaatactCATTTagtatgatggtgattgcaaattttctttatacacagttccattttcatcatactttcttcgCTTTCAGAACGTCGAAAAACGGCcatgttgttgatattttgtctaagttatctatataaaataaataggattataaaaAGTGCACATACAACTCTACCCGTGCGTGAAGAcatactctttataaatttgattggcttgtgttcatttcaaacttttgattttaaaaaatgagttgcgtcttaaattatgcaatagcgaacaactacagtgctttcagcgctttgatttaactAGGTCTTCTTTGTGAAACCCGCCTTAAATACATGGTTAATACGTATCCAGCTTACGTATTTCACCATTCATATGATCAATTGAAAGCGTAACTACACATATTTTAACAATCTATATATAAGCCTTAAACAACCCAGTAATATTGATGAGTATGTATGATTATTCACGCAGCGTGATAATGATTCATGCTGAAACAAAAAGCTTACAGGGAAGCGCTCTGTTAGaattctactacttttactttcTTTATTAGTTATTAGAACAGTTTGAAACCTTCAGGATGATTTTTCATTTCTGctggattttattttttattaaaaatgtactATCATGGTGGACGAGGTACTGTTAAATCGATACAGTTAGTTGGTAGTGTGTGTGTCtaatatattcaattaattaactgttttttttataaaaccatgTACTCTATATATGGAAGTGTTTGACCTGCATCTTCATCAATACAATACACTTATAACCATCATTATAATACATACAATCGATATTATTACAATCTGTGAATATGTATGTAATATGAACATTCTCtttctattgaaaataaaatatgtttaaggtAATATAAACTACCATAATAACTGTTGAAAGTACTATTTCTATTAAACCACAGTGTCGGTTATGTAAATTTAAAAG contains the following coding sequences:
- the LOC127877356 gene encoding uncharacterized protein LOC127877356: MLYEFSSLTIFSMNRVESFVLVLAASLAVVWAAGCSSDADCPGGCCYSNNVNPHGKCYSVSNDTQPCHLPNHQVNHMLYPCGCASGLTCDAIHFDPSLPDPIHDAEILLLGHGYGLCTSTPGTIFG